A genomic segment from Gossypium hirsutum isolate 1008001.06 chromosome D04, Gossypium_hirsutum_v2.1, whole genome shotgun sequence encodes:
- the LOC107898708 gene encoding uncharacterized protein, translated as MHIAMQTKNERFNQSEFRVWGASKSPALRLLKCGKSASIVRMFGSMIRYFSTKRKPKMKPIELKTSLKQTQTISRVTFDILKEHGPLTVSDTWERVKEVGLRGLTSKRHMKILLRWMRGRQNIRLICNHVGPHKQFL; from the exons ATGCATATTGCGATGCAAACCAAGAACGAACGGTTCAATCAGAGCGAGTTTCGGGTTTGGGGAGCATCAAAGTCGCCGGCGCTTCGGCTCCTAAAGTGTGGAAAATCGGCGTCAATCGT cagGATGTTTGGGAGTATGATTCGGTACTTTTCAACGAAACGCAAGCCGAAAATGAAGCCAATCGAGTTGAAAACGTCGCTAAAGCAAACGCAGACCATAAGCAGAGTCACCTTTGACATTCTCAAGGAGCATGGGCCCCTCACCGTCAGTGATACTTGGGAACGAGTCAAG GAGGTTGGACTGAGAGGACTTACAAGCAAGAGGCACATGAAGATCTTGCTGAGATGGATGAGAGGGAGACAAAACATTAGGCTAATATGCAACCATGTGGGGCCTCACAAACAATTTCTGTAA